Proteins encoded by one window of Shewanella avicenniae:
- a CDS encoding phosphoglycerate kinase yields the protein MAIIKMSELDLQGKRVLIREDLNVPVADGVVTSDARLRASLPTIKLALEKGAAVMVMSHLGRPTEGEYNPEFSLQPVVDYLAKALDCPVRLATDYLDGVEVAVGEVVVFENVRFNKGEKKNGEALSKKMAALCDVYVMDAFGTAHRAEASTNGVGFHAPIACAGPLLAAELDALAKAMDNPKRPLVAIVGGSKVSTKLTVLESLSKIVDQLVVGGGIANTFIAAAGNGVGKSLYEADLIDEAKRLVANAQSRGGDIPVPTDVVTGKEFSPSAVATLKAVTEVAEDDMIFDIGPDSAETLAKIIMEAGTIVWNGPVGVFEFDQFGEGTKRIAQAIAESPAFSIAGGGDTLAAVDKYEIADKVSYISTGGGAFLEFLEGKELPAVSMLTARGN from the coding sequence ATGGCAATTATTAAAATGTCGGAACTGGATCTTCAGGGCAAGCGCGTACTTATCCGTGAAGATCTTAACGTTCCTGTGGCTGACGGTGTGGTGACCAGTGATGCACGTTTGCGTGCGTCGTTACCTACTATCAAGCTGGCGCTGGAAAAAGGCGCGGCGGTGATGGTGATGTCACACCTCGGTCGTCCTACCGAAGGGGAATATAACCCTGAATTTTCACTGCAACCTGTGGTTGATTACTTGGCGAAGGCATTGGATTGCCCGGTACGCCTCGCAACTGACTATCTGGACGGTGTTGAAGTTGCAGTAGGTGAAGTTGTTGTGTTTGAAAACGTTCGCTTTAACAAAGGCGAAAAGAAAAACGGCGAAGCCCTGTCTAAAAAAATGGCCGCCCTGTGCGACGTCTATGTGATGGATGCTTTTGGTACGGCGCACCGTGCCGAAGCGTCAACTAATGGCGTTGGTTTTCATGCGCCGATCGCCTGTGCTGGCCCACTGTTGGCGGCTGAACTCGACGCATTAGCCAAGGCGATGGACAATCCAAAACGTCCATTGGTGGCGATTGTGGGTGGCTCTAAAGTTTCAACGAAACTTACTGTGCTTGAAAGCCTGTCAAAAATCGTTGACCAGTTGGTGGTCGGTGGTGGTATCGCCAACACTTTTATTGCCGCTGCAGGCAATGGTGTGGGTAAATCACTCTACGAAGCAGACTTGATCGATGAAGCCAAGCGCTTAGTGGCGAATGCCCAAAGCCGTGGCGGTGATATTCCTGTGCCTACTGACGTTGTCACCGGTAAAGAATTTAGCCCATCAGCCGTAGCGACCCTGAAAGCAGTAACCGAGGTTGCTGAAGACGATATGATTTTCGATATCGGCCCTGACAGTGCTGAAACCTTGGCTAAAATCATCATGGAAGCGGGCACCATCGTATGGAATGGCCCGGTTGGCGTGTTTGAATTTGATCAGTTTGGTGAAGGTACTAAGCGTATCGCCCAAGCGATTGCCGAATCACCTGCGTTTTCAATCGCCGGCGGTGGTGACACCCTTGCTGCGGTTGATAAATATGAGATTGCTGACAAAGTGTCATACATCTCTACTGGTGGCGGTGCCTTCTTGGAATTCCTTGAAGGTAAAGAGCTACCTGCAGTGTCTATGCTCACTGCACGCGGTAACTAA
- the epd gene encoding erythrose-4-phosphate dehydrogenase — protein sequence MIRVAINGYGRIGRSVLRALYESGKRQQIQVVAINELAKPEAMVHLTNYDTTHGRFSLRAELQQQQMQIGNDNIILLHEADTTQLPWQALDIDLVIEATGALHDRASCEAHLEAGAKKVLISHPASADVDATIVYGINDELIKPEHRVVSNASCTTNCIIPVIAELDKQFAIKSGAITTIHAAMNDQQVIDAYHDDLRRTRAASQSIIPVDTKLARGIERILPHMKDKFEAISVRVPTINVTAIDVSLTVATRVDIEKVNAVLKGATKGKLEGILGFTDEPLVSCDFNHDPRSSIVDGTQTRVSDGHLIKLLLWCDNEWGFANRMLDTSLAMFDRQ from the coding sequence ATGATCAGAGTGGCAATTAATGGTTATGGTCGCATCGGCCGGTCGGTGCTGCGCGCCTTGTATGAATCAGGCAAACGGCAGCAGATCCAAGTCGTCGCCATTAATGAACTGGCGAAACCTGAAGCTATGGTGCACCTGACCAACTACGACACCACACATGGTCGTTTTTCGTTGCGCGCAGAGCTGCAGCAACAGCAGATGCAGATTGGTAATGACAACATTATTTTGTTGCATGAAGCGGATACGACGCAGTTGCCGTGGCAGGCACTGGATATCGACTTGGTGATTGAAGCCACCGGCGCACTGCATGACCGCGCCAGCTGCGAAGCGCATCTTGAGGCGGGCGCCAAGAAAGTGCTGATCAGTCACCCGGCCTCTGCCGATGTGGATGCCACCATTGTGTATGGCATTAATGACGAGCTGATCAAGCCTGAGCATCGGGTGGTCTCTAACGCCTCCTGTACCACTAACTGCATTATTCCGGTCATCGCTGAACTTGATAAACAGTTTGCGATAAAAAGCGGCGCGATCACTACAATCCATGCGGCAATGAATGACCAGCAAGTGATAGATGCTTATCATGATGATTTGCGGCGTACCCGCGCTGCGAGTCAGTCGATTATTCCGGTGGACACTAAACTGGCGCGCGGGATTGAGCGGATTTTGCCGCACATGAAAGATAAGTTTGAAGCGATCTCAGTGCGAGTACCGACCATTAACGTTACCGCGATTGATGTGTCTTTGACGGTGGCTACGCGGGTCGATATCGAAAAAGTGAACGCAGTACTCAAAGGGGCGACCAAGGGGAAGCTCGAAGGCATACTGGGATTTACCGATGAGCCTTTGGTATCATGCGACTTTAATCATGATCCACGCTCCAGTATTGTGGATGGTACCCAAACGCGCGTGAGCGATGGTCACTTGATTAAATTACTATTGTGGTGTGATAACGAGTGGGGGTTTGCGAACCGTATGCTCGACACCAGCTTGGCCATGTTTGACCGCCAATAA
- the tkt gene encoding transketolase has product MSSRKVLANAIRALSMDAVQKANSGHPGAPMGMADIAEVLWNDFLKHNPNNPKWSDRDRFVLSNGHGSMLIYSLLHLTGYDLSIDDLKQFRQLHSKTPGHPEYGYTPGVETTTGPLGAGISNAVGMAIAEKTLAAQFNRDGHDIVDHYTYCFLGDGCLMEGISHEACSLAGTLGLGKLIAFWDDNGISIDGHVEGWFTDNTPKRFEAYGWHVIADVDGHDSDAIRAAIEAAKAVTDKPTMICCKTIIGFGSPNKSGSHDCHGSPLGDAEIAAAREFLGWPYAPFEIPADVYAGWDAKETGTAREAAWNDKFAAYAKAYPELAAEYERRVLKGELPAEFEAKAQAFIEECQAKGEGIASRKASQNAIAAFGALLPELFGGSADLAGSNLTLWAGSKGIQVDPAGNYVFYGVREFGMSGIMNGVSLHGGFINYGATFMMFMEYARNAVRMSALMGIQNIFVYTHDSIGQGEDGPTHQPVEQLANLRMTPRMAVWRPCDAAETAVAWKAAIERRDAPTSLIFSRQNLKAQARTNAQLADVAKGGYVLQDCVGTPDLILIATGSEVQLAVDAAAALSEQGKAVRVVSMPSTTEFDEQDAAYKESVLPKAVTKRVAIEAAHADYWFKYVGFEGAVVGMTTFGESAPGAALFKEFGFTVENVVAKAQALFA; this is encoded by the coding sequence ATGTCTTCTCGGAAAGTACTCGCTAACGCTATCCGTGCACTCAGTATGGACGCAGTTCAAAAGGCAAATTCAGGTCACCCAGGCGCACCGATGGGCATGGCTGATATTGCTGAAGTGCTGTGGAACGATTTCCTCAAGCACAACCCGAACAATCCAAAATGGTCAGACCGAGATCGTTTCGTCCTGTCAAACGGCCATGGCTCAATGCTGATCTACTCACTGCTGCATTTGACGGGTTACGATCTGAGCATTGACGATCTGAAACAGTTCCGTCAGTTGCATTCAAAGACCCCAGGTCACCCAGAATATGGCTATACCCCAGGTGTTGAAACCACCACTGGCCCATTGGGCGCGGGGATCAGCAACGCAGTCGGTATGGCAATTGCTGAAAAAACACTGGCTGCACAATTCAACCGTGACGGTCATGACATTGTTGATCACTATACCTACTGTTTCCTCGGCGATGGTTGCTTGATGGAAGGTATCTCTCACGAAGCTTGCTCCTTGGCCGGTACTTTGGGGCTGGGTAAACTGATCGCTTTCTGGGATGACAACGGTATCTCTATCGACGGTCACGTTGAAGGTTGGTTCACCGACAACACACCAAAACGTTTTGAAGCTTATGGCTGGCATGTGATTGCCGATGTGGATGGTCACGACAGCGACGCCATCCGTGCCGCAATCGAAGCAGCAAAAGCCGTTACCGACAAACCAACCATGATCTGCTGTAAAACGATCATCGGTTTCGGTTCGCCAAACAAATCAGGCAGCCACGATTGCCACGGTTCACCGCTGGGTGATGCTGAAATCGCTGCAGCACGTGAATTCTTAGGCTGGCCTTATGCCCCATTTGAAATCCCTGCTGATGTATACGCAGGTTGGGACGCTAAGGAAACAGGTACTGCTCGCGAAGCTGCATGGAATGACAAGTTCGCTGCATATGCGAAAGCCTATCCTGAACTGGCGGCTGAATATGAGCGTCGCGTGCTGAAAGGCGAACTGCCAGCAGAGTTTGAAGCCAAAGCACAAGCCTTCATCGAAGAATGCCAAGCCAAAGGCGAAGGCATTGCCAGTCGTAAAGCCTCTCAAAATGCGATCGCCGCTTTTGGTGCACTGTTGCCTGAACTATTCGGCGGTAGCGCTGACTTAGCGGGTTCTAACTTAACGCTTTGGGCGGGTTCAAAAGGTATTCAAGTTGATCCTGCAGGTAACTACGTATTCTACGGCGTACGTGAGTTCGGTATGAGCGGCATTATGAATGGTGTGTCACTGCACGGTGGTTTCATCAACTATGGCGCGACCTTCATGATGTTTATGGAATACGCCCGCAATGCGGTACGTATGTCTGCGCTGATGGGCATTCAAAACATCTTCGTTTACACCCACGACTCAATCGGTCAAGGTGAAGACGGCCCAACTCACCAACCGGTTGAACAACTGGCTAACCTGCGTATGACCCCAAGAATGGCGGTATGGCGCCCATGTGATGCCGCAGAAACTGCAGTTGCATGGAAAGCGGCGATTGAACGTCGTGATGCACCAACCTCACTGATCTTCAGCCGTCAAAACTTGAAAGCCCAAGCACGTACTAACGCACAGTTAGCTGACGTGGCGAAAGGTGGTTACGTACTGCAAGATTGCGTCGGTACACCAGACTTGATCCTGATCGCGACGGGCAGTGAAGTACAACTAGCAGTTGATGCAGCAGCAGCACTGAGCGAACAAGGCAAAGCGGTTCGCGTTGTATCTATGCCATCAACCACTGAGTTTGATGAACAAGATGCAGCTTACAAAGAATCTGTCCTGCCAAAAGCAGTGACCAAACGTGTCGCGATTGAAGCTGCGCATGCTGACTACTGGTTCAAGTATGTAGGCTTTGAAGGCGCCGTTGTTGGCATGACCACCTTTGGTGAATCTGCTCCGGGTGCTGCTCTGTTCAAAGAGTTTGGTTTTACCGTAGAAAACGTTGTTGCTAAAGCACAGGCATTGTTTGCCTAA
- the metK gene encoding methionine adenosyltransferase encodes MARHLFTSESVSEGHPDKIADQISDAVLDAILAQDPKARVACETYVKTGMVMVGGEITTSAWVDIEELTRKTVREIGYTSSEMGFDANSCAVLSAIGKQSPDINQGVDRKDPKEQGAGDQGLMFGYASNETSVLMPAPITYAHALVKRQSEVRKAGILPWLRPDAKSQVTFAYDEGKIVGIDAIVLSTQHGEEVSMKELQEGVMETIIKPTLPAEWLTKETKYFINPTGRFVIGGPMGDCGLTGRKIIVDTYGGMARHGGGAFSGKDPSKVDRSAAYAARYVAKNLVAAGLADRCEIQVSYAIGVAEPTSISVETFGTGKLSEEKLVQLVRQHFDLRPYGLTEMLDLARPIYQATAAYGHFGREEFPWEKTDKVEILKADAGL; translated from the coding sequence ATGGCAAGACACCTGTTTACCTCTGAGTCGGTCTCAGAAGGACATCCAGACAAAATCGCCGATCAGATTTCTGATGCGGTGCTCGACGCCATTTTGGCCCAAGACCCAAAGGCCCGCGTCGCATGTGAAACCTATGTCAAAACTGGCATGGTAATGGTTGGCGGTGAAATCACCACTTCTGCATGGGTTGATATTGAAGAATTAACCCGTAAAACCGTTCGCGAAATTGGTTACACCAGCTCAGAAATGGGTTTTGATGCCAACTCTTGTGCGGTGTTGAGCGCGATTGGTAAACAATCACCAGACATCAACCAAGGCGTGGATCGCAAAGATCCTAAAGAACAAGGCGCCGGTGACCAAGGCTTGATGTTCGGTTACGCCAGCAACGAAACTAGCGTGCTGATGCCAGCCCCTATTACTTATGCGCACGCATTGGTAAAACGTCAATCTGAAGTACGTAAAGCAGGCATTCTGCCTTGGTTACGTCCAGATGCGAAATCACAAGTGACCTTCGCCTATGACGAAGGCAAAATTGTGGGCATCGACGCTATCGTGTTGTCAACCCAGCACGGTGAAGAAGTCTCAATGAAAGAGCTGCAAGAAGGTGTGATGGAAACCATCATCAAACCGACTCTGCCAGCAGAATGGTTGACCAAAGAGACCAAATATTTCATCAACCCAACTGGTCGTTTCGTGATCGGTGGTCCAATGGGTGACTGTGGTCTGACTGGCCGTAAAATCATCGTAGATACTTACGGTGGTATGGCACGTCACGGCGGTGGTGCGTTCTCAGGTAAAGATCCATCAAAAGTTGACCGTAGTGCGGCATACGCTGCACGTTACGTTGCCAAAAACTTGGTGGCTGCAGGTCTAGCTGACCGTTGTGAAATCCAAGTGTCTTACGCGATTGGTGTGGCTGAGCCAACTTCTATCAGCGTAGAAACCTTTGGTACTGGTAAACTGTCTGAAGAAAAATTGGTGCAATTAGTGCGTCAACACTTCGACCTGCGCCCATACGGCCTGACTGAAATGTTGGATCTGGCACGCCCAATCTATCAAGCAACGGCAGCATACGGCCACTTCGGTCGTGAAGAGTTCCCATGGGAGAAGACCGACAAGGTTGAAATCCTGAAAGCGGACGCTGGCCTGTAA
- the arcA gene encoding two-component system response regulator ArcA, which produces MQNPHILIVEDEAVTRNTLRSIFEAEGYVVSEANDGAEMHKALQENKINLVVMDINLPGKNGLLLARELREINNIGLIFLTGRDNEVDKILGLEIGADDYITKPFNPRELTIRARNLLTRVTSVSSEPEEKSAIEAYAFNGWTLDVNSRSLVNPEGEAHKLPRSEFRAMLHFVENPGKILTRAELLMKMTGRELKPHDRTVDVTIRRIRKHFENHQETPEIIATIHGEGYRFCGHLED; this is translated from the coding sequence ATGCAAAACCCGCACATTCTTATTGTAGAAGACGAAGCTGTTACCCGTAACACTCTGAGAAGCATTTTCGAAGCTGAAGGATATGTCGTTTCAGAAGCAAACGACGGTGCGGAGATGCACAAAGCGTTACAAGAGAACAAAATTAATCTGGTAGTAATGGATATCAACTTGCCAGGTAAAAACGGTTTGTTGTTAGCCCGCGAATTGCGTGAAATCAACAACATTGGCTTGATCTTCCTCACTGGTCGTGACAACGAAGTGGATAAAATCTTGGGCTTGGAAATTGGCGCTGATGACTACATCACTAAGCCTTTCAACCCACGTGAATTGACCATTCGTGCACGCAACCTGTTGACGCGTGTCACCAGTGTGAGCTCAGAGCCTGAAGAAAAGTCTGCGATTGAAGCATATGCATTCAATGGTTGGACGCTGGATGTGAACAGCCGCTCTTTGGTGAACCCAGAAGGCGAAGCGCACAAGCTGCCACGTTCTGAATTCCGCGCCATGCTGCACTTTGTTGAAAACCCAGGCAAGATCCTGACCCGCGCTGAATTGCTGATGAAGATGACTGGCCGCGAACTGAAGCCACATGACCGTACTGTCGATGTGACGATCCGTCGTATTCGTAAGCACTTCGAAAACCATCAGGAAACTCCTGAAATCATCGCCACTATTCATGGTGAAGGTTATCGTTTCTGCGGTCATTTAGAAGACTAA
- a CDS encoding DUF3293 domain-containing protein, giving the protein MDVAFKQLWQHYQNSCFLLTQYLNPPCAFAIITASNPLGILLSSSQNRLRDKQLQQDIHQSGCAYRAMMGASPDLQHMEKSWAVYLDQASAHQLAHKYQQNAFYYVENGHIHLIPCHSKAEPVTMGEFSQYVRIVEELPEILD; this is encoded by the coding sequence ATGGACGTAGCGTTCAAACAGCTCTGGCAACATTATCAAAATAGTTGTTTTTTGCTGACTCAATATTTAAATCCCCCGTGCGCATTTGCCATTATTACTGCCAGTAACCCTTTGGGTATTCTCCTTTCCAGCAGTCAAAATCGTTTACGAGACAAACAACTTCAGCAAGATATTCATCAAAGTGGCTGTGCTTATCGCGCCATGATGGGTGCCTCTCCCGATTTACAACATATGGAAAAAAGCTGGGCGGTCTATCTCGATCAAGCCAGTGCACATCAGTTAGCCCATAAGTATCAGCAAAATGCTTTCTACTACGTAGAGAACGGCCACATCCATCTAATCCCTTGCCACAGTAAAGCTGAGCCGGTAACCATGGGTGAATTTAGTCAGTATGTTCGTATCGTTGAAGAGCTGCCAGAGATCTTAGACTAA
- the lysC gene encoding lysine-sensitive aspartokinase 3: MSLVVAKFGGTSVADYSAMNRCADIVLNNPNTRVVVVSASSGVTNLLVELAQANLTEAQRLALLKKIAQIQYAIVDCLARPDDVSAAIDRLLSKVDVLSQQFQADPNKATADELLSLGEQCSSQLFAAVIRERGVVSSAFDVRQVMRTDSLFGRAEPQIAELKALATEKLQPLLASQIIVTQGFIGADEEGRTTTLGRGGSDYSAALLAEALNADAVEIWTDVPGIFTTDPRLAPNATAIPEISFNEAAEMATFGAKVLHPATILPAVRQQIQVFVGSSKAPELGGTWIRHQVDNPPVYRAVALRRDQTLLNLHSLQMLHAQGFLAQTFATLAKHKISVDLITTSEVNVSLTLDKTGSDSSGQGLLTEALLQELSQHCRVRVEDKLALVAIIGNRIATTAGICQKVFTVLAPHNVRMICQGASPHNLCVLVHESEAADVVAALHRDLFEQ, translated from the coding sequence ATGTCTTTAGTTGTCGCAAAATTTGGCGGTACTTCCGTCGCTGACTACAGCGCGATGAATCGTTGTGCCGATATTGTGCTAAATAATCCTAACACTCGGGTTGTGGTCGTAAGCGCCTCAAGCGGTGTGACCAACTTACTGGTGGAATTAGCCCAAGCAAACCTCACCGAGGCGCAACGATTAGCACTGTTGAAAAAAATTGCGCAAATCCAGTATGCCATCGTGGATTGCCTAGCCCGTCCTGACGATGTTAGCGCGGCGATAGATCGTTTACTGAGCAAGGTTGACGTATTGAGTCAACAGTTCCAAGCCGATCCAAACAAAGCCACTGCCGATGAATTGTTATCACTCGGTGAGCAGTGTTCATCACAGTTGTTTGCCGCGGTGATCAGAGAACGTGGCGTAGTGTCATCAGCCTTTGATGTGCGCCAAGTGATGCGTACCGACAGTTTATTTGGTCGTGCAGAACCGCAAATTGCTGAGCTGAAAGCACTTGCCACAGAAAAACTGCAGCCATTGCTCGCCAGCCAAATTATCGTAACCCAAGGCTTTATTGGTGCCGATGAAGAAGGCCGTACTACTACCTTAGGCCGTGGTGGCTCAGACTACTCTGCGGCCTTGCTCGCTGAAGCGTTAAATGCTGATGCAGTAGAAATTTGGACTGACGTGCCAGGGATTTTCACCACGGATCCACGCTTAGCACCAAATGCTACTGCGATTCCTGAGATCAGCTTTAACGAAGCTGCGGAAATGGCCACCTTTGGTGCGAAAGTGTTGCACCCAGCAACGATTCTGCCTGCAGTCAGACAACAGATTCAGGTGTTTGTCGGTTCTAGCAAAGCGCCAGAATTAGGTGGCACTTGGATTCGCCATCAAGTTGATAATCCGCCAGTTTACCGTGCGGTTGCGTTACGTCGCGACCAAACCTTGTTAAACCTACACAGCTTGCAGATGTTGCACGCTCAAGGCTTCTTGGCACAAACCTTTGCAACCTTAGCCAAACACAAAATCAGTGTGGATTTGATTACCACCTCTGAAGTGAACGTGTCGCTGACGCTGGATAAAACCGGTTCCGACTCTAGCGGTCAAGGTCTGCTGACTGAAGCGCTGCTGCAAGAACTGTCACAACACTGCCGAGTGCGCGTTGAAGATAAGTTGGCGTTGGTGGCAATCATTGGTAACCGTATCGCGACCACAGCTGGCATCTGCCAGAAGGTGTTTACCGTGTTGGCACCGCACAATGTGCGAATGATTTGCCAAGGCGCAAGCCCACACAACTTATGTGTGTTGGTACATGAGTCAGAAGCTGCAGATGTGGTTGCAGCGTTGCACCGCGATTTATTCGAACAGTAA
- the fusA gene encoding elongation factor G, producing the protein MTDLSKYRNIGIFAHVDAGKTTTTERILKLTGKIHKLGEVHDGASTMDFMDQEAERGITIQSAATTCFWKDHRFNIIDTPGHVDFTVEVYRSLKVLDGGVGVFCGSGGVEPQSETNWRYANESEVARIIFVNKLDRMGADFLRVVAQIKRVLAANPLVMTLPIGIEDDFKGVVDVLTRKAYIWDETGLPENYTVSDVPEDMVDLVEEYRELMIETAVEQDDDLMEAYMEGEEPSIEDIKRCIRKGTINLAFFPTFCGSAFKNKGMQLVLDGVVDYLPNPTEVVPQPLTDPETGEETGEVATVSVDEPFRALAFKIMDDRFGALTFIRIYSGKLNKGDTILNSATGKTERVGRMVMMHANDRAEIDSAQAGDIIAVVGMKNVQTGHTLCDPKHECTLEPMIFPTPVISIAVTPKDKGASEKLGIALGKMVAEDPSFQVETDQETGDTILKGMGELHLDIKVDILKRTHGVELTVGAPQVAYRETITKAVEDSYTHKKQSGGSGQFGKIDYRIRPGEPNSGFKFVSSVVGGNVPREFWPAVEFGFKSMMSEGPLAGFPVLDVEVDLFDGSYHAVDSSAIAFEIAAKGAFRQSMPKAGPQLLEPIMKVDVFTPDDHVGDVIGDLNRRRGMIKDQEAGLTGVRVKADVPLAEMFGYIGTLRTMTSGRGQFSMEFSHYSACPANVAEKVIAETKAKKAAAK; encoded by the coding sequence ATGACTGACTTATCGAAATACAGAAATATTGGTATTTTTGCTCACGTTGACGCGGGTAAAACTACCACCACCGAGCGTATCCTGAAACTCACTGGTAAGATCCACAAACTGGGTGAAGTACATGATGGCGCTTCAACCATGGACTTCATGGATCAGGAAGCTGAACGTGGTATCACCATTCAGTCAGCTGCGACTACCTGTTTCTGGAAAGATCACCGTTTTAACATCATCGATACCCCTGGACACGTTGACTTCACCGTTGAAGTATACCGTTCTCTGAAAGTTCTGGACGGTGGCGTTGGTGTATTCTGTGGTAGCGGTGGTGTAGAACCACAATCAGAAACCAACTGGCGTTATGCGAACGAATCAGAAGTTGCGCGTATCATCTTCGTAAACAAACTGGACCGTATGGGTGCCGACTTCCTGCGCGTAGTTGCTCAAATTAAACGCGTTCTGGCAGCTAACCCATTGGTGATGACTCTGCCTATCGGTATCGAAGATGACTTCAAAGGCGTAGTAGACGTTCTGACCCGTAAAGCCTACATTTGGGACGAAACTGGTCTGCCAGAAAACTACACCGTTAGTGACGTACCAGAAGACATGGTTGATCTAGTAGAAGAATACCGTGAACTGATGATCGAAACTGCCGTTGAGCAAGACGATGATCTGATGGAAGCTTACATGGAAGGTGAAGAACCTTCTATCGAAGACATCAAGCGTTGTATCCGTAAAGGTACTATCAACCTGGCATTCTTCCCAACCTTCTGTGGTTCTGCGTTTAAGAACAAAGGTATGCAGTTGGTTCTGGACGGTGTTGTAGACTACCTGCCTAACCCAACTGAAGTTGTGCCACAACCGCTGACTGACCCAGAAACTGGTGAAGAAACTGGTGAAGTTGCGACTGTATCTGTTGATGAGCCATTCCGCGCGTTGGCGTTCAAGATCATGGACGACCGTTTCGGTGCTCTGACCTTTATCCGTATCTACTCAGGTAAACTGAACAAGGGTGACACCATTCTGAACAGCGCGACCGGCAAGACCGAACGTGTTGGTCGTATGGTGATGATGCACGCTAACGACCGTGCTGAAATCGATAGCGCACAAGCTGGCGACATCATTGCAGTTGTAGGTATGAAGAACGTTCAGACTGGTCACACTCTGTGTGATCCTAAGCATGAATGTACTCTGGAACCGATGATCTTCCCAACTCCAGTAATCTCTATCGCAGTAACTCCGAAGGACAAAGGTGCTTCTGAGAAACTGGGTATCGCACTGGGTAAAATGGTTGCTGAAGATCCATCATTCCAAGTTGAAACTGACCAAGAAACTGGCGACACCATCCTGAAAGGTATGGGTGAACTGCACTTGGACATTAAAGTAGACATCCTGAAACGTACTCACGGTGTTGAATTGACTGTTGGTGCTCCTCAAGTGGCTTACCGTGAAACCATCACCAAAGCCGTTGAAGACAGCTACACTCACAAGAAGCAATCTGGTGGTTCTGGTCAATTCGGTAAGATCGATTACCGCATCCGTCCAGGCGAACCAAACTCTGGCTTCAAGTTCGTATCATCAGTTGTTGGTGGTAACGTACCTCGTGAATTCTGGCCAGCAGTTGAATTCGGTTTCAAATCAATGATGAGCGAAGGTCCTTTGGCTGGCTTCCCAGTATTGGACGTTGAAGTTGACCTGTTCGATGGTTCTTACCACGCAGTTGACTCATCAGCCATCGCGTTTGAAATCGCAGCAAAAGGCGCGTTCCGTCAATCTATGCCAAAAGCGGGTCCACAGTTGTTGGAACCTATCATGAAAGTTGACGTGTTCACTCCAGATGACCACGTTGGTGACGTGATCGGTGACTTGAACCGTCGTCGCGGCATGATCAAAGACCAAGAAGCTGGTCTGACTGGCGTTCGCGTTAAAGCTGACGTGCCATTGGCTGAAATGTTCGGCTACATCGGTACTCTGCGTACAATGACTTCAGGTCGTGGTCAGTTCTCTATGGAGTTCTCACACTACTCTGCATGTCCTGCTAACGTAGCTGAAAAAGTTATCGCAGAAACTAAAGCGAAAAAAGCTGCTGCTAAATAA